One stretch of Corallococcus exiguus DNA includes these proteins:
- a CDS encoding M2 family metallopeptidase: protein MTRTPQSLMRAALAALSIAAPAASAQTTPAPAAKATPAPAAKATPAEAKQFAEKLNADLKQLWTRQATAEWIKSTYITDDTERNAASVNEEVMAYVNNAIKDSRRFDGLKLDADTARMLHLLRVSQTLPAPANAAQRSELASTAAKLEGLYGKGKYCGKDGKGKCRDLEELSDVMAESRNADALLDAWTGWHAISRPMRPLYTQLVNLSNSGAKDIGFNDLGTLWRSSYDMTPAEFEKEAQRLWGQVKPMYDELHCYVRGRLAKQYGEASVPAGKPIPAHLLGNMWAQEWNNIYPLVEPFPGQASLDVDSALVKQGYDAEKMVKLGEKFFTSLGLKPLPQTFWERSQFTKPKDRDVVCHASAWDVTYDNDLRIKMCIKPTEEDLVTIHHELGHDYYYTYYYKLPVLFQAGANDGFHEAIGDALTLSITPAYLQQAGLLNAVEKNDKNVINLQLKDALEKVAFLPFGLLVDQWRWDVFSGKVKPADYNKSWWAMRTKYQGIAAPVARTEQDFDAGAKYHVPANVPYTRYFLARILQFQFHKALCEAAGITGPLNECSIYGNKAAGARLQAMLELGASKPWPDALSAMTGTRQMDATPMLEYFAPLRRWLQEQNKGQKCGW from the coding sequence ATGACCCGCACTCCCCAGTCCTTGATGCGCGCGGCCCTGGCCGCCCTGTCGATCGCGGCGCCCGCCGCCAGCGCGCAGACGACGCCCGCTCCGGCCGCGAAGGCCACGCCCGCTCCGGCCGCGAAGGCCACGCCCGCGGAGGCGAAGCAGTTCGCCGAGAAGCTCAACGCGGACCTGAAGCAGCTCTGGACCCGTCAGGCCACCGCCGAGTGGATCAAGAGCACGTACATCACCGACGACACGGAGCGGAACGCCGCCTCCGTCAACGAAGAGGTGATGGCCTACGTCAACAACGCCATCAAGGACTCGCGCCGCTTCGACGGGCTGAAGCTGGACGCGGACACCGCGCGCATGCTGCACCTGCTGCGCGTGTCCCAGACGCTGCCCGCCCCAGCCAACGCCGCGCAGCGCTCGGAGCTGGCCTCCACCGCCGCGAAGCTGGAGGGCCTCTACGGCAAGGGCAAGTACTGCGGCAAGGACGGCAAGGGGAAGTGCCGCGACCTGGAGGAGCTGTCCGACGTCATGGCGGAGAGCCGCAACGCGGACGCGCTCCTGGACGCGTGGACCGGCTGGCACGCCATCAGCCGCCCCATGCGCCCGCTCTACACGCAGCTGGTGAACCTCTCCAACTCGGGCGCGAAGGACATCGGCTTCAACGATCTGGGCACGCTGTGGCGGTCGTCCTACGACATGACCCCGGCGGAGTTCGAGAAGGAGGCGCAGCGGCTCTGGGGCCAGGTCAAGCCCATGTACGACGAGCTGCACTGCTACGTGCGCGGCCGGCTCGCGAAGCAGTACGGCGAGGCCTCGGTGCCCGCCGGCAAGCCCATCCCCGCGCACCTGTTGGGCAACATGTGGGCGCAGGAGTGGAACAACATCTACCCGCTGGTGGAGCCGTTCCCCGGTCAGGCCAGCCTGGACGTGGACAGCGCCCTGGTGAAGCAGGGCTACGACGCGGAGAAGATGGTCAAGCTGGGTGAGAAGTTCTTCACCTCGCTGGGCCTCAAGCCGCTGCCGCAGACCTTCTGGGAGCGCTCGCAGTTCACCAAGCCGAAGGACCGCGACGTCGTCTGCCACGCGTCCGCCTGGGACGTGACGTACGACAACGACCTGCGCATCAAGATGTGCATCAAGCCCACCGAGGAGGACCTGGTCACCATCCACCACGAGCTGGGCCACGACTACTACTACACGTACTACTACAAGCTCCCCGTCCTCTTTCAGGCCGGCGCCAACGACGGCTTCCACGAGGCCATTGGCGACGCGCTCACGCTCTCCATCACTCCGGCCTACCTCCAGCAGGCGGGCCTGCTCAACGCGGTGGAGAAGAACGACAAGAACGTCATCAACCTCCAGCTGAAGGACGCGCTGGAGAAGGTGGCCTTCCTGCCCTTCGGCCTGCTGGTGGATCAGTGGCGGTGGGACGTGTTCAGCGGGAAGGTGAAGCCGGCGGACTACAACAAGAGCTGGTGGGCGATGCGCACGAAGTACCAGGGCATCGCCGCGCCGGTGGCCCGCACGGAGCAGGACTTCGACGCCGGCGCCAAGTACCACGTGCCCGCCAACGTGCCGTACACGCGCTACTTCCTCGCGCGGATCCTCCAGTTCCAGTTCCACAAGGCGCTGTGCGAAGCGGCCGGCATCACGGGCCCCCTCAACGAGTGCTCCATCTACGGCAACAAGGCCGCGGGCGCTCGCCTGCAGGCCATGCTGGAGCTGGGCGCGAGCAAGCCGTGGCCGGATGCGTTGTCCGCCATGACGGGCACCCGACAGATGGATGCCACTCCGATGCTGGAGTACTTCGCCCCGCTGCGTCGCTGGCTCCAGGAGCAGAACAAGGGCCAGAAGTGCGGGTGGTGA
- a CDS encoding cold-shock protein: MATGTVKWFNDAKGFGFITQDGGGEDVFCHHTAINMDGFRTLAEGQKVEFEVTKGPKGLQAQNVRAAA, translated from the coding sequence ATGGCGACTGGTACCGTGAAGTGGTTCAACGACGCGAAGGGCTTCGGCTTCATCACGCAGGACGGCGGGGGCGAGGACGTGTTCTGCCACCACACCGCCATCAACATGGACGGCTTCCGCACCCTGGCCGAGGGCCAGAAGGTGGAGTTCGAAGTCACCAAGGGCCCCAAGGGCCTGCAGGCGCAGAACGTCCGCGCCGCCGCCTGA
- a CDS encoding gluzincin family metallopeptidase — protein sequence MSASTFRLRILPLVAALGCATSSTSTAPTPPATTTASAPVSKASLAALKQELVKQHGEAQRARIERGVDQVAALWRPEDGDLAAFAREQFLPTGPQLDATFTRFEGLFEQFDGHMNELGRELQWFTDLDLGPLLPVEPLLAAYDPSSNVTSDLFQAKPGFVVLLNFPLTTLTERVKEGPSWTRRQWAEAKLASRFNRRVPAAVEQKVSQAIADANLYIAEYNVWMHHLVDAKGQRLFPQGLRLISHWNLRDELKADYTDPKGLAKQRMIVQVMERIVTQTIPAAVIDNPRVDWDPFTNKVSAAPSESVEENAPQRAVKADAAPEPDTRYARLLATFNASRKVDPYSPVAPTRIARAFELDRGLPEERVRALLTQLLESPLVPRVAKLIETRLGRPLEPQDLWYPGFRPGSKVPEAQLDALTRKRYPTADAFARDIPRILQGLGFTREKADVLASYIRVDASRGAGHAQQALRRGDFPRLRTRVEKGGMDYKGYNIAVHELGHNVEQVFSLYQVDHTLLSGVPNNAFTEALAFVFQARDLELLGLGQPDAASERERVLNDFWQAWEIAGVALVDMATWHWMYEHPDATPAQLRDAVAGLSRDVWNRYYAPVLGRKDSPVLGIYSHMISYPLYLPDYPLGHLIAFQIEEHLKQHGPLGAEFERMATFGSVTPDEWMRHATGAPVSADALLRATDAAL from the coding sequence ATGTCCGCCTCCACGTTCCGCCTGCGCATCCTCCCCCTCGTCGCCGCCCTCGGGTGCGCCACGTCCTCCACCTCCACGGCCCCCACGCCGCCGGCCACCACCACCGCGTCGGCGCCCGTGTCGAAGGCGTCGCTGGCCGCGCTCAAGCAGGAGCTGGTGAAGCAGCACGGTGAAGCGCAGCGCGCCCGCATCGAGCGGGGCGTGGATCAGGTGGCCGCGCTGTGGCGCCCGGAGGACGGGGACCTGGCGGCCTTCGCGCGCGAGCAGTTCCTGCCCACGGGCCCCCAGCTGGACGCGACGTTCACGCGCTTTGAAGGACTGTTCGAACAGTTCGACGGCCACATGAATGAGCTGGGCCGCGAGCTCCAGTGGTTCACGGACCTGGACCTGGGGCCGCTGTTGCCGGTGGAGCCGCTGCTCGCGGCGTATGACCCTTCCTCCAACGTCACGTCGGACCTGTTCCAGGCGAAGCCGGGCTTCGTCGTGCTGCTCAACTTCCCGCTCACCACGCTGACCGAGCGCGTGAAGGAGGGCCCGTCGTGGACGCGGCGCCAGTGGGCGGAGGCGAAGCTCGCGTCGCGCTTCAACCGGCGCGTGCCCGCGGCGGTGGAGCAGAAGGTGTCGCAGGCCATCGCGGACGCGAACCTCTACATCGCCGAGTACAACGTCTGGATGCACCACCTGGTGGACGCGAAGGGCCAGCGCCTCTTCCCCCAGGGGCTTCGTCTCATCAGCCACTGGAACCTGCGCGACGAGCTGAAGGCGGACTACACGGACCCAAAGGGCCTGGCGAAGCAGCGGATGATCGTCCAGGTGATGGAGCGCATCGTCACGCAGACCATCCCCGCCGCCGTCATCGACAACCCGCGCGTGGACTGGGATCCGTTCACCAACAAGGTCTCGGCGGCTCCGTCGGAGTCGGTGGAGGAGAACGCGCCCCAGCGCGCAGTGAAGGCGGACGCCGCGCCGGAACCGGACACGCGCTACGCGCGGCTGCTCGCCACGTTCAATGCATCGCGGAAGGTGGATCCGTACTCGCCGGTGGCCCCCACTCGCATCGCCCGCGCCTTTGAACTGGACCGGGGCCTGCCGGAGGAGCGCGTGCGCGCGCTGCTCACCCAGTTGCTGGAGTCACCGCTGGTGCCGCGCGTGGCGAAGCTGATTGAGACGCGCCTGGGCCGCCCGCTGGAGCCGCAGGACCTGTGGTACCCGGGCTTCCGTCCGGGCTCGAAGGTGCCGGAGGCGCAGCTGGACGCGCTGACGCGCAAGCGCTACCCCACGGCGGACGCCTTCGCGCGCGACATCCCGCGCATCCTCCAGGGCCTGGGCTTCACGCGGGAGAAGGCGGATGTGCTCGCGTCATACATCCGCGTGGACGCGTCCCGAGGCGCGGGCCATGCCCAGCAGGCGCTGCGCCGGGGCGACTTCCCCCGACTGCGCACGCGCGTGGAGAAGGGGGGCATGGACTACAAGGGCTACAACATCGCGGTGCACGAGCTGGGGCACAACGTGGAGCAGGTCTTCAGCCTGTACCAGGTGGACCACACGCTCCTGTCCGGCGTCCCCAACAACGCCTTCACGGAGGCGCTGGCCTTCGTCTTCCAGGCGCGCGACCTGGAGTTGCTGGGTCTGGGCCAGCCGGACGCGGCCAGCGAGCGCGAGCGGGTGCTCAACGACTTCTGGCAGGCGTGGGAGATCGCCGGCGTGGCGTTGGTGGACATGGCCACGTGGCACTGGATGTACGAACACCCGGACGCCACGCCCGCCCAGCTGCGCGACGCGGTGGCCGGCCTGTCGCGCGACGTGTGGAACCGCTACTACGCGCCGGTGCTGGGTCGGAAGGACAGCCCGGTGCTGGGCATCTACAGCCACATGATCAGCTACCCGCTGTACCTGCCGGACTACCCGCTCGGGCACCTCATCGCATTCCAGATTGAGGAGCACCTGAAGCAGCACGGCCCGCTGGGCGCGGAGTTCGAGCGCATGGCCACCTTCGGCTCCGTCACCCCGGACGAATGGATGCGCCACGCCACCGGCGCCCCCGTCAGCGCGGACGCTTTGTTGCGCGCCACTGATGCCGCACTGTGA
- a CDS encoding DHH family phosphoesterase → MLLGHTKDAHWPAPEAAMDQAREFLEACRDKHVLVVPHTDVDGLTSGVLMLRALQSLGARPTARLPGKGEDIHHPSFLERLGASSTEALVVLDMGSRAEPLLPGVPTMVVDHHASEAFPPGAKVLTAYGHAPVANTSLLTYVLTSSFVVPGPLEWLAVLGTVADLGVDAPMPFLKDALRRAKRSSITEAVALLNAARRSSRLAAPLAMQVLLRAGNATDIAEGRVPGVDALRDCRLEVQREVARCAKTPPRFAGNLALLLFSSEAQVHPLVAMRWVHLLPDHIVVAANTGYLPGRVNFVLRSRAPVDLLGLLRDLDLPPMGSSFAHGHSRATGGSMPPADFLRLMDALGFRGLSDRDVERRGVAPG, encoded by the coding sequence ATGCTTCTGGGACACACGAAAGATGCGCACTGGCCGGCGCCAGAGGCGGCGATGGACCAGGCGCGCGAGTTCCTGGAAGCGTGCCGGGACAAGCATGTGCTCGTGGTTCCGCACACGGACGTGGACGGGCTCACCTCCGGAGTGCTGATGCTCCGCGCGCTTCAATCCCTGGGGGCTCGGCCGACAGCGCGCCTGCCGGGCAAGGGAGAGGACATCCACCACCCAAGCTTCCTGGAGCGACTGGGAGCCTCCTCCACGGAGGCGTTGGTGGTGCTGGACATGGGCAGCCGCGCGGAGCCGCTCTTGCCCGGGGTGCCCACGATGGTGGTGGATCATCACGCGTCGGAGGCATTCCCACCCGGCGCGAAGGTGCTCACCGCCTACGGCCATGCGCCCGTTGCGAACACGAGCCTGCTCACGTACGTGCTCACGTCGTCGTTCGTCGTGCCCGGTCCGCTGGAGTGGCTGGCGGTGCTGGGGACGGTGGCGGACCTGGGCGTGGACGCGCCGATGCCGTTCCTCAAGGACGCGCTGCGGCGGGCGAAGCGTTCGTCCATCACAGAGGCGGTGGCGCTGCTCAACGCTGCCCGTCGTTCCAGCCGGCTCGCGGCGCCACTGGCGATGCAGGTGCTCTTGCGCGCGGGCAACGCGACGGACATCGCGGAGGGACGCGTGCCCGGCGTGGACGCGCTGCGCGACTGTCGCCTGGAGGTGCAACGCGAGGTGGCCCGGTGCGCGAAGACGCCGCCGCGCTTCGCGGGCAACCTGGCGCTCCTGTTGTTCAGCTCCGAGGCGCAGGTGCACCCGCTGGTGGCCATGCGCTGGGTACATCTGTTGCCGGACCACATCGTCGTCGCCGCCAACACGGGCTACCTGCCCGGCCGCGTGAACTTCGTGCTGCGAAGCCGCGCGCCGGTGGACCTGCTCGGGCTGCTGCGGGACCTGGACCTTCCGCCGATGGGAAGCTCGTTCGCGCACGGCCATTCGCGGGCCACGGGCGGCAGCATGCCACCCGCGGACTTCCTGCGCCTGATGGATGCATTGGGCTTCCGGGGGCTGAGCGACCGGGACGTGGAGCGGCGTGGCGTGGCGCCGGGGTGA
- a CDS encoding FKBP-type peptidyl-prolyl cis-trans isomerase: MRMQWKAALVLMLGAPGLALAQAPTKSSKPAAAPEAAAKAAPAQAPLELKTDDQKTIYSLGLSLGQSVTALALTPEELELLQRGIQDAVAGTPPAVDPKEYAPKLQTLAKARMAQVNVATLDRASKEPGATRLPSGVIYRELKAGTGKSPRATDTVKVHYQGTLVDGSEFDSSFKRGLPVEFPLNGVIPCWTQGVQKMKVGGKAKLTCPASTAYGERPPTGSRIPPNAVLTFEVELIEIPGNTAATP; this comes from the coding sequence ATGCGCATGCAGTGGAAGGCAGCCCTGGTCCTGATGCTCGGTGCTCCGGGCCTCGCCCTGGCCCAGGCCCCAACGAAGAGCTCCAAGCCGGCCGCCGCGCCCGAGGCCGCCGCGAAGGCCGCCCCTGCCCAGGCGCCCCTGGAGCTCAAGACGGATGATCAGAAGACCATCTATTCGCTCGGCCTCTCGCTGGGCCAGAGCGTGACGGCGCTCGCCCTCACCCCCGAGGAGCTGGAGCTGCTCCAGCGCGGCATCCAGGACGCGGTCGCCGGCACTCCGCCCGCGGTGGATCCGAAGGAGTACGCGCCGAAGCTCCAGACGCTCGCCAAGGCGCGCATGGCCCAGGTCAACGTCGCCACGTTGGATCGCGCGTCCAAGGAGCCCGGCGCCACCCGGCTGCCCTCCGGTGTCATCTACCGCGAGCTCAAGGCCGGCACCGGCAAGTCGCCCCGCGCCACCGACACCGTGAAGGTGCACTACCAGGGCACGCTGGTGGACGGCTCCGAGTTCGACAGCTCCTTCAAGCGCGGCCTGCCGGTGGAGTTCCCGCTCAACGGCGTCATCCCCTGCTGGACCCAGGGCGTGCAGAAGATGAAGGTCGGCGGCAAGGCGAAGCTCACCTGCCCCGCGAGCACCGCGTACGGAGAGCGCCCGCCCACGGGCTCGCGCATCCCGCCCAACGCCGTGCTCACCTTCGAGGTGGAGCTGATTGAAATCCCCGGCAACACCGCCGCCACGCCGTAG
- a CDS encoding DUF3105 domain-containing protein, with translation MPRALSALLFSLCLACGSTNDDPPNPGGEACEQYSFPLSDPSSASHVSSCSSTACGNGENPPNSGLHCPTWLSCRSFDTEQPRCSWIHNLEHGHAVFLYNCPEGCPDEVAKLEAAQAQAAVGSNGVRRALVAPDSQLPKRFAALLWRRTYLMDSVDPDALTCLLALQDVDAIEPGLICPP, from the coding sequence ATGCCTCGCGCCCTCTCCGCCCTCCTCTTCTCGCTGTGCCTCGCCTGCGGTTCAACGAACGATGATCCGCCCAACCCCGGTGGCGAAGCCTGCGAGCAGTATTCGTTCCCGCTGTCGGACCCGTCGTCGGCCAGTCACGTAAGTTCGTGCAGCAGCACCGCGTGTGGCAACGGTGAGAACCCGCCCAACTCCGGCCTGCACTGCCCTACGTGGCTGTCGTGCCGCAGCTTCGACACGGAGCAGCCGCGCTGTTCGTGGATCCACAACCTGGAGCACGGCCACGCGGTGTTCCTCTACAACTGCCCGGAAGGCTGCCCCGACGAGGTCGCGAAGCTGGAGGCCGCGCAGGCACAGGCCGCGGTGGGCAGCAACGGCGTGCGCCGCGCGCTCGTCGCTCCGGACTCACAACTGCCCAAGCGCTTCGCCGCGCTGCTGTGGCGCCGCACGTACCTGATGGACTCCGTGGATCCGGACGCGCTCACGTGTCTGCTCGCGCTCCAGGATGTGGATGCAATTGAACCCGGATTGATCTGCCCTCCGTGA